A genomic window from Pseudomonas leptonychotis includes:
- the dnaN gene encoding DNA polymerase III subunit beta, whose protein sequence is MHFTIQREALLKPLQLVAGVVERRQTLPVLSNVLLVVEGQQLSLTGTDLEVELVGRVTLEEPAEPGEITVPARKLMDICKSLPSDALIDIRIDEQKLLVKAGRSRFSLSTLPANDFPTVEEGPGSLTFSLVQSKLRRLIERTSFAMAQQDVRYYLNGMLLEVQTGILRAVATDGHRLAMCSMDAAIEQVERHQVIVPRKGILELARLLTEQDGSVSIVLGQHHIRATTGEFTFTSKLVDGKFPDYERVLPRGGDKLVVADRQGLREAFSRTAILSNEKYRGIRLQLESGLLKIQANNPEQEEAEEEIAVDYNGSALEIGFNVSYLLDVLSVMTTEQVRLILSDANSSALVQEADNDDSSYVVMPMRL, encoded by the coding sequence ATGCATTTCACCATTCAACGCGAAGCCTTGTTGAAACCGCTGCAACTGGTCGCCGGCGTCGTGGAACGCCGCCAGACCTTGCCGGTGCTTTCGAATGTTCTGCTGGTTGTCGAAGGTCAGCAACTTTCGCTGACGGGCACTGACCTCGAAGTAGAACTCGTCGGCCGGGTAACTTTGGAAGAGCCTGCTGAGCCGGGTGAAATCACCGTACCGGCACGCAAGCTGATGGACATCTGCAAAAGCTTACCCAGTGATGCGCTGATTGATATTCGCATCGACGAACAGAAGCTGTTGGTCAAGGCGGGTCGTAGCCGTTTCAGCCTGTCTACGTTGCCAGCCAACGATTTCCCAACTGTTGAAGAAGGCCCCGGCTCACTGACCTTCAGCCTGGTGCAAAGTAAGTTGCGTCGTTTGATCGAGCGCACCAGCTTTGCCATGGCGCAGCAGGATGTTCGCTATTACCTCAATGGCATGCTGCTAGAAGTTCAGACCGGCATTCTGCGTGCTGTGGCAACCGACGGTCACCGTCTGGCCATGTGTTCCATGGACGCGGCGATCGAGCAGGTTGAGCGCCACCAGGTCATCGTGCCGCGCAAAGGTATTCTCGAACTGGCCCGTCTGCTCACTGAGCAGGATGGAAGCGTCAGCATCGTCCTCGGTCAGCATCACATTCGTGCGACGACCGGTGAGTTCACCTTTACCTCGAAACTGGTCGACGGCAAATTCCCGGATTACGAGCGTGTACTGCCGCGCGGTGGTGACAAGCTGGTGGTTGCTGATCGTCAGGGCTTGCGTGAAGCGTTCAGTCGTACCGCGATTCTGTCCAACGAGAAATACCGTGGCATTCGTTTGCAGCTGGAGTCCGGCCTGCTGAAAATTCAGGCCAATAACCCTGAGCAAGAAGAAGCCGAAGAAGAGATCGCAGTCGACTACAACGGCAGTGCGTTGGAAATCGGTTTTAACGTCAGCTACCTACTCGATGTATTGAGTGTGATGACTACCGAACAGGTACGTCTGATCCTCTCCGACGCCAACAGCAGTGCTCTGGTGCAGGAAGCCGATAACGACGATTCGTCTTATGTTGTTATGCCGATGCGCCTGTAA